CGGTATAGGTCCCGAAACGCACTTCGCCGGTCGAGACCATGCGGGCCCGCGGTGAGTCATACGGATAGAAGGAAACGTTCTCGACGAATTCCTTCGATAGACCGTGATGCACCTGCAGCGTAAGCGACCCGTCGACAGGAGATGCTGTATATATCCCGCCGGCGTCAATACAGTCCAATCGCAGCACGGTGGCAAGGACCTTTTCGAGCCCCTGACGCAGGTCGCTGCACGAGTTGAGATCAAGGATGAGCTCATGCTGGAGAAGCTGGATTTGTTCATGCTGCACGCGCTCGGTTATGTCCGTCTCAAGTCCGTCCCAGATCATGCCCCCCGCGGGATCGGGCCGAGGCACCGATACGAACTGATGCCAGCGGATATCCCCGGAAGACAGCTGCATCCGCACGCGCGTGTCGAACTTGGTCTTCGTCTCTATCGCATGCTTTTCCTTTTCCATGAACTCTGAGCGTTCCGGTTCTATCATCTGCTTATAGATAAGCGATGGATCTTTCATGACATCGCTGTGCCGAAGACCGTGGAGCTTTTCCACGGCCGGGCTCAAATAAGTGAACATCCTTGTCAAACCGTCCACGCCGGTACGGATCTGATACACCATGCCGTCCGCAAGATTCTCATTAAGGCTTTGAAGCTGGCTCGAGACCTGCTGAAGCGCCGTGTTGGCGTCCAGCAGTTCCTGTGTGCGGGCACTGACGGATCTTTCCAGAGCATCCCTGCTCTGCTCCAGATCATCATGCGCCTGCCTGCGTTCCGTGACATCCCTTGAAATGAAGAGCAGCTTGTCGCCCAGGAAATTGCCGGTAGTCTCCAGATGCCGCCACTCGCCATCGTTCGACTTGAACCGATATTGAAAATACTCGGTAACATCCTCGTCATTGCTGATGAAAATCTTCTTGCCTGAAGGCGCTATGTAACGTCTGAGCGTCTTCAGAAGCCCCTTTGTATCGTCCGGATGGATCAGATCAAGCGCCGACCTGCCCAGGAGATCATCCGGGGCATACCCCAGCACTTTCCTGTGCGACGGGCTGATATAGAGATACTTGCCTGTCAGGGATGTCATACAGACCATATCGTGCGTTCGCTCGACCACCAGCCGATATTTCAGGAATTCTTCCTTGAGCAGCTTTCGATCTCTGCTGCTCAAACGCGACATCAAGTCTTCGATTGCAGTTCCCATACGATGCTCCATGCGGATACGACTTGCCTTAATGGATGACCGCCGACAGATACCCCACTACTCGCCCCTTATCCCCGGCGGTATCCCCGGACGAACGGATATCGAGGATGCGGACCTCGCTCGCCCCGGCCGATCGCGCCGCCTTAAGCGTCGCGACCACCGCAGCGCCGCCGCATGCCTCTACGGTCCCATCATGAAGTTCAGCTTCGAGCGCATCGACGTTGAACAGAGCGAGCGCATGTTCGAACCGCTCATCGATGGCCTTTGCGGCTCTATAATCATGAAAATGCGAAAGGTCCGTCGAACAGACGATAAGCGTTCTTTTGCCGGTGAACCCCTTGCGCACCGCGGCAATGGCGTTCCCGACAGCATCGGTCACCGCACCGGTGTCGGTACCGAGCAGTATCGATACAATGGAAGCGGACGGATGCGTCATCTGCAGGAACGGCAGATTCACCTCAAGTGCATGCTCATGGGTGAATACATCCTGCTTTCGGAGCATGAGCGGCTGCGACAGGAGATATGCGGCGATATCCCTGTCGGTGGGCACGGCACCGAGGGGCGTTCTGTTCGCGGAGGAAATATCGACCGCTGCACCGGGGAACAATGAGCGATGGCTCCTGCCGATCAGTAGAGCGGTGTCGAAGGAAAGGCGGGAAACGGCCTTATAGGCATATCCGGCTACCGGCCCGCTGTAGATATGCCCGGCATGGGGGACAATGATACCGAAAGCGTCCGTACACGGGGCAACATCGGGCTCAGCGCAATAGCGTTCAATGTCGGAACGAAGCGCGGACGCGTCACCATCGTAGAACGTGCCCGCCGCCGCCGGCGCACGCTCACGCGTAAAATCATCGGCCATCGTCAACCCCGATAGACGTTCTTCGCCGCCTCAAGCGAATCGCAGAACACGAAAAGCTCGCTGATATTGACGATACGGAACACCTTTTTCCAGCTGTCATTGGCATTCGCAATGGGAAGCGTATACACGCTCGTTTTTACCCGATAGAGCTTAACGATACGCAGGAGCACTTCTATCGCCTCCGTGCTCGGATAGGGGCATGCAGAAGCATCTACGAGCACCCGGCTGCCGTGCTGTATCGGTTCGGCCAACAGCTCGATGATGCGCTCAACGCTGTTGCGGAACAGGTGCAGCGGCATCGATACACTGACATACGCTTTATCGAAACGCACCAATGCATCAATATCATCTTTGTTCACAACGGTCCTTTTCATGGCGCCTTTCATCTCCCTCACAACGGCCATATCATAGGGGAAAACCATGTGAAAGTCAATGCGACAAATGGCCGGGACAGGCTTGCCATTCACCCTCTATTTCATTATAATGAATGCCGAATGTTATAGTATGAGAGAGATGACAGCAGCCATGTGTTCAACACCATCGGCAGTGCCGGCATACATGCCGGCAAGGGCGTTCATGAAAACATCAGTACGTGCTATCATGACAGCGGTGCTCTTCTGCATCGCGGCTTTGGCGGTACGCGCGCAAGCGGGCGGGGCGGCCGACCGGCGCGAAGAGCCCTATCTCGTCGTTACGTACACGGAAGGGCGCGTCGAACTGCGTGCAGGGCTTTCCAATACCTGGCGGCAGGCTGTCATCGGCGATGTCCTCAAGAAGGACGATGTCATACGCACCGACCGCGGCGCCTATGCGACGCTCACGATAACCAAAGGCGGCAATATACTCCTGCGCGAAGAAAGCGTGCTCCTGTTCGATTCGCACATCTACGACCCGGTATTCCGGATAGAACACAATACGATACTCCTTCGCTACGGGAAGATACGCCTGCGCCGCGACAAGTACAATGCCGCGGGAAAATTCTATGTCGTATCCCCGCATCAGTCGAACCTGCTCACCGGCACCGATATCATCCTTGAGACCGACGACCGCACGACGAGCGTATCGGTACTTGAAGGCTCGGTCCTGAGCGCGAACGTGACCGGTCTCGGCAATCCGGTGCAGGTGACACCGGGAAAAACAAGCACCACCGGTGCCGGCATGCCGCCGAGCGCCCCGGTCGACATACCGGACAAGACGTATATCGACTGGAACATAATGGATGTGAAAGAGGCGCTTGAACGCAACGCGCAGTCGACGAAGGCCGTCACCGCGGCTCAGGGCACAGTTGCAGCCGCCTCATCGGAAAAAAAAAATGACGAAATAAAGTGGCAGAAGGTCGACGAGGGAGACACGAAAGCGAAAGCATCGACCGAGCCGACGGTGAAAAAAGAGGACCCGAAGGCCGATCAGAAAAAAGACACGTCAACGAATGCTCTCGCCGGCACGAACGCCGCTGCAACGAACGCGGCAAGACCGCAGACCAATGAGACAAAGGCGGATAAGCCCAGGGAGCCGGAAAAGCCCTGGGAGTTCGCGTTCAAAATGAATATCGGCGCGGGTGTCGCCTATTTCGACGACAAGCCGTACAACAATGGATGGCGTGTATGGGGATCGCTCACGTTCACGCCGGAGATAACGTTCGGTCCAATCGGGCTCGGTCTGTATCTGCCGTTCTATCTGCCCATTGCACAGACGTTCTATCAGGCCCCCACCTGGCATAATTATGACGAATGGGACATGCTCGGGATGGCCGATACCATGCACGACCTTTTCATCAAGCTCTATTATGTCCAGTGGAAGAAGGACTGGTTCTGGGCGCGGTTCGGATCGATACATGAGCTCTCCTTCGGCAACGGCTATCTCCTCAATCAATACAACAATGCGAAGAATTTCCCGACGATACGCAAGAACGGGTTCTATCTCAATCTCGATTTCGACGTCGTGGGTGCGGAATTCTTCGATGAGGATATTACTCGGAACAATTTCATTGCGGCGCGCATCTATACCCGCCCCCTTGCTTTTGCCGTGAAGGATGAGCTCCTGAAAAAATTCTATATCGGCGTCTCGTTCATCTGCGATTTTCAGCCGTTCTTTACCAATTCCTGGACGACGTATTCGCCGTTCTTCTGGGGCAACAAGACCAATGAGGTGAGCGTATTCGCGCTCGGTCTTGATGTGGGCCTCCCCCTTGTAAAGAACGAGCAGATGAGCGCCACGCTCTACGGCGACTTCGGCATGGAGGGCATGGGCTTCGCGAAGATATGCACAACGAGCAATGTGCTCCCCGCAGGATATTACACGAACGGGACATACGACACGCGGGCAGCATCCATTGCCGCAGCAAATCTCCTCTATTCGCTCCTCTCCGGCACCAACGGCGTCATCATGGACATGAGCGGTCTTCAGTACGGGTTCGGCGCGGCGGCGGGGGTAAAGGGCTATGCATGGATACTCCCCTGGCGCGCGGAATTCCGCCTCAATATGGGCGGCCATTATCCCGAGCTCTTTGACAAGCAGTATTACGAGGAAAGCATACGCTCGCAGCGCATCCTCGAGCTCTATGGAAAAAAGATGTCCGACTCGCTCGGTTTCGTCATAGAAAGCGGGATGAGCTTCAGTAAAGTCGGCGGCTTTCTCCTCAATTACTCGGAATACTACGACCTGTACACGTTCGCGTCGACCGGGAATAAGCTTCATTTTGAGCTCACGCTCGATGAAAAAGTCATACCGAATTTGAACGGACGCTTTACGTACGACAGGACGCATATCATATTCAGCGAATTCATCTCCAGCATATTCGATCTCAATACGGTCATGACGCTCTCGGTAAAATACACGGTATTCGGACCGCTCAAGGTGAAGGTCATCTACTCGCGCTATTTCATCTCCGATGGTATCGGCGGGTATTCGCCGGTCGATTCCGTCGACGTCGGCACCGAATTCACGTTCTGATGAAGCGGCGGACATTCGACCATCTCGAGGATACGAGCGCCGCACGCTGTCTGCTCTGTCCGCATGCATGCATCATACGCGACGGCGGCCGCGGCATATGCAATGTGCGCGGCGCGGAGGACGGGCATATCGTCACCTATAACTACGGCGAGATTTCGAGCATGGCCGTCGATCCCATTGAGAAGAAACCGCTCTATCATTTCCATCCCGGGGAAGAGATACTTTCCCTCGGCAGTATCGGCTGCAATCTCCGCTGCCCGTTCTGTCAGAACCACCGCATATCGCAGGAACCGTTCCCGAAGACGGAATATCTCTCCGTTGATGACCTCGTGCGCACGGCAACGCCGCCGACGCGCATGGTGGCCTTCACCTATGCCGAACCCGTCGTGTGGTACGAATACGTCTACGATGCCGCACAAGCGCTTCACGTGCGGGGCATCAAGACCGTGCTTGTCACCAATGGATACATCAATGAGGGCCCGCTTCTCAAACTGCTGCCGTTCATCGATGCGATGAATATCGATCTTAAGGGAGATGATGCCTTCTACGCAAATACAGCGAAGGGCAATGCGGATGATGTACGCCGGACGATCGCGCTCGCGGCGAAGCGCTGCCATGTGGAAGTGACAACGCTCATCGTGACCGCGCTCAATGACAGCATTACTGTCATCGACGGCATTGCATCATTTCTCGCGTCCATACGCCCGACGATACCGCTCCATCTATCCGCGTATCATCCCTCGTATCGGTATGCAGAGACCGCGACCGGCGATGCCGTACTCCTCTCCATGGCCCGCCGCGCGAAAGAACACCTTCACTATGTGTACATCGGCAACACCCGTGTCGGGAATAATAATACCTATTGTCCGAAATGCGGCAATGCCGTCATTGAACGCACGGGATATCTGACCGATGTTTCAGGCCTTCGCGACGGATGCTGCGTCCATTGCGGCGAGGATCAACGACCATATTTCGTGCTGTGATCGTCTGTACTTCACTGTGAGCGATACGCCTCGGGGGACATCCCGCATCTTTTTTTGAATATCCTGCTGAAATAGTACGGGCTTTGGAATCCCGTAAGTTCTGCCACCCGCCCGATGGGTACATCGGAGTGAGCGAGCATGGCCTTGGCGTTCTCAAGACGCATCGTGATAAGATCGTCCATGGGACTCGTGCCGAAGAACGCCCGATAGACCGACGTGAAGCGATTGGCGCTCATATGCGCCTGTTCGGCCATGGCCGAAACGCTCCATTCATCCGCGGCGTGTTTCTGCAGCTGTGCGCGTATCTCGATGAACCGTGCATACTGCTCCTTTTGCTTCCCTGTCCGATATCGCTCTGGAAGTGCAGCATGGCGTGACAGCCGCAGCAGGATATGCTCAACTTCAAGCCGTATCATATCCTCCCACCGCGGACGCTTGGCATGCATTTCACCCTGAATAACGCTAAGATGCCCGGTGATAAAATCCGTTCGGCCGGTGGATATTATCGTGTTCACCGGAACGGCATACGCAGACACAAGTCTCGCCGCCGCATCACCGGTAAAATGCATCCAGTCATTACGGAAACCGCCCTTCGCGTTCAAGGGCGTTCCATGACGCTGCGGAACGTTTGGCGGCATAAGCATTACATCGCCGGGACTTCCCTCGGCAACACCGCCATTCGTTGTCGCATAGAACGGTGTAGAGAAACACATGAGCAGCCACTCGGGTATGCCCTTTGGCCGATCATAGATAAGGTCCCTAGAATGCGGCGTATCCAATCCAATATTGGTGACAACAATATCGCGCATGAATACATTCTACCGTTTTCGTGCTGTTTCGCAACACCGCGTGCGCCAAACGAAAAGTGCAAGCGAACGAGTAAATATGCATTTACACATGCCCAGAGAGAACATATCATTGCATTATCATCTTCTCTATGTATACTTCAAAAATACATCGCGTTGTTACAGCAATAAGGAGCGAACGCTATGCACTCTGAATTTACTCATTTTGCTCGTATCATTGCGACCGCCGCATTCCTAATCTGCAACACGACGCTTTTCGCGGATTCGATAGTATTTGAAACAAGTTTCTCCGGACCATTCGCCGAAAATACGAATAACCCGAATGCCACAGGAATGATCACAGAAGGATGGGAGGACGATTCGCAATGGTCCAAAGCACAAGTGGTATACCGTGCCGCTCATGTCACCACGGAGCTGATGTCCCAGTCGATCGAGATAGTCGATACGGGAAAAGGTCGCGCTCAGATGCGATCGATAAAAAGTATTGCCGTGAAAAAGGGAAAGATCTACAGTATTACAACCATTGTTTCAGGCAGCGGCATACCGTTTATCGCCAACCTGATACAGAACGGCGGTGCTTATACCCGATACGTCGAGCAAAAATCGATAGCGCTGCCGGAGTGGGCAGAAAGAAATACATGGAGCGAGGCGAAAAATGACGATGCCTCAGCGCGAATTGTATTCATGTTCCCGCAAAAAGGAACAGTGTCGATAAAAAAGCTGGTTGTCAGTGAACATGATTCCCCCCCCGTGATCAAAAAACAGATCAAGGAAGGGAATCTTCTTCCCAACGGGAATTTTACGCTCGATCGCTACGGATGGACCACATTCGGTGAGGTTGAGCATCCGCCTCTTGGACCCGTCAATGAAACGCAGCTTCGCTACTCCGTCGATCCGCCGCGCTGTACGGTAGTTGCCATTGACGAAGTTCCGGTCCTTACAATGGCGTGCGAACCGCATACCGTTTCGGTACTGGCTTCCGCGATGTTGCCAGTCACGCCGGAGCAGCCGTTCGTGCTGCATGCTCGTGTTCGCATGAACGAAGGGTCATCATCGGCATCGCTCGGTATATTCTGCCCCGGTTGGTATGGGCCGAAAACAAAAATAACGATCGACACTAATTGGACATCGATCGAGGTGCGCGGTACAGTACCTGAACGCAGCAGTATCATGTATGCGCGAGCAGAGTTGCGCGCATCGGGGGCCGGGTCGATCCTTGTCTCCGGTGTTTCGCTCGTCCAGCGCGCAGGGAATGATGGAAAAGCGGCGTTCGGTGTTATTGCAGACCGAACAATGACGCTTTACACGAAAGGAACTGAGGTCCAGCTGCGCTATTTTGCGGCTCACGCTGCGGGGAAACGTGCAGACTGGTCGCTTGTCACCATCGACAACAAAGAGATCCGTAGAGGGTCGTGGAGTGCCGATACGCCGGGGACGGAAACATTTACCGATCTTGATGTCGGCTGGTATCAACTGCGTTGGGAAACACCATGGTCAACGACGACACCCAAAGGAATGATGAGCATTGGCATCGTTCCGGATACGAAACGAATTGCCGGAAGGGATTCTCCGTTCGGTATACATATTGAGGGTGGCGATATAGGTGTTGCGAAGATGCGTCTTCTCGGTGTTCACTGGATTAGAGCAAATAATCCGCTTTTTACGAAATGGACGGCGGTCGAACCGCAGAAAGGAAAATGGTTTTTCCCCGATGTTCATGTCGACCGTTTTCTCAATGCAGGCTTCGATATCCTAGGGAGCCTCGATCGTACACCGCAATGGGCGGCACAAAATCCATCAAATGTCAGGCGTGGAACCGATTTTCTCGACTATAAGGCGGACCTCCCTGCCGATATGAGCGCTTGGCAGAACTATGTGCGGACGATGGTCCAACGATATCGCACGAAGATACGCTACTGGGATATTTGGAACGAGCCGGATATCGATTTTTTAAATCCGCCGTCCGGGATGACACGTCTTGAAGCGTGGCTTCTCCTCGTAAAATCGGCAAAGGATGTCATCAAGTCGATCGATCCTGATATCAAGATCGTCGGCGGACCGGCATATTTTTTTCACACGCGGGGTCTCACCAACAATTACATGGACGATTTTCCGGAAAAACTCGTTGAAAACCTCGGCATTGTGTCCCTTGATGTATTCGGATTTCATCACTATGTCAGAGACCGCCGCTTTCTTGATGATTCCGATCACCCGCTCAAGCGCCTTGAGTGGATGCGGAGTGCAATGAAAATCGGGGGCAAGACTCCTGTGATCTGGAATACCGAGTGGGGGTTTGCAAGCAGAGCCATAACCGCCAATGGTGTATATCTCCCCGACGGAGTTCTTTCGC
The genomic region above belongs to Spirochaetota bacterium and contains:
- the amrB gene encoding AmmeMemoRadiSam system protein B; the protein is MADDFTRERAPAAAGTFYDGDASALRSDIERYCAEPDVAPCTDAFGIIVPHAGHIYSGPVAGYAYKAVSRLSFDTALLIGRSHRSLFPGAAVDISSANRTPLGAVPTDRDIAAYLLSQPLMLRKQDVFTHEHALEVNLPFLQMTHPSASIVSILLGTDTGAVTDAVGNAIAAVRKGFTGKRTLIVCSTDLSHFHDYRAAKAIDERFEHALALFNVDALEAELHDGTVEACGGAAVVATLKAARSAGASEVRILDIRSSGDTAGDKGRVVGYLSAVIH
- a CDS encoding FecR domain-containing protein, whose protein sequence is MKTSVRAIMTAVLFCIAALAVRAQAGGAADRREEPYLVVTYTEGRVELRAGLSNTWRQAVIGDVLKKDDVIRTDRGAYATLTITKGGNILLREESVLLFDSHIYDPVFRIEHNTILLRYGKIRLRRDKYNAAGKFYVVSPHQSNLLTGTDIILETDDRTTSVSVLEGSVLSANVTGLGNPVQVTPGKTSTTGAGMPPSAPVDIPDKTYIDWNIMDVKEALERNAQSTKAVTAAQGTVAAASSEKKNDEIKWQKVDEGDTKAKASTEPTVKKEDPKADQKKDTSTNALAGTNAAATNAARPQTNETKADKPREPEKPWEFAFKMNIGAGVAYFDDKPYNNGWRVWGSLTFTPEITFGPIGLGLYLPFYLPIAQTFYQAPTWHNYDEWDMLGMADTMHDLFIKLYYVQWKKDWFWARFGSIHELSFGNGYLLNQYNNAKNFPTIRKNGFYLNLDFDVVGAEFFDEDITRNNFIAARIYTRPLAFAVKDELLKKFYIGVSFICDFQPFFTNSWTTYSPFFWGNKTNEVSVFALGLDVGLPLVKNEQMSATLYGDFGMEGMGFAKICTTSNVLPAGYYTNGTYDTRAASIAAANLLYSLLSGTNGVIMDMSGLQYGFGAAAGVKGYAWILPWRAEFRLNMGGHYPELFDKQYYEESIRSQRILELYGKKMSDSLGFVIESGMSFSKVGGFLLNYSEYYDLYTFASTGNKLHFELTLDEKVIPNLNGRFTYDRTHIIFSEFISSIFDLNTVMTLSVKYTVFGPLKVKVIYSRYFISDGIGGYSPVDSVDVGTEFTF
- the amrS gene encoding AmmeMemoRadiSam system radical SAM enzyme, with translation MKRRTFDHLEDTSAARCLLCPHACIIRDGGRGICNVRGAEDGHIVTYNYGEISSMAVDPIEKKPLYHFHPGEEILSLGSIGCNLRCPFCQNHRISQEPFPKTEYLSVDDLVRTATPPTRMVAFTYAEPVVWYEYVYDAAQALHVRGIKTVLVTNGYINEGPLLKLLPFIDAMNIDLKGDDAFYANTAKGNADDVRRTIALAAKRCHVEVTTLIVTALNDSITVIDGIASFLASIRPTIPLHLSAYHPSYRYAETATGDAVLLSMARRAKEHLHYVYIGNTRVGNNNTYCPKCGNAVIERTGYLTDVSGLRDGCCVHCGEDQRPYFVL
- a CDS encoding AraC family transcriptional regulator — protein: MRDIVVTNIGLDTPHSRDLIYDRPKGIPEWLLMCFSTPFYATTNGGVAEGSPGDVMLMPPNVPQRHGTPLNAKGGFRNDWMHFTGDAAARLVSAYAVPVNTIISTGRTDFITGHLSVIQGEMHAKRPRWEDMIRLEVEHILLRLSRHAALPERYRTGKQKEQYARFIEIRAQLQKHAADEWSVSAMAEQAHMSANRFTSVYRAFFGTSPMDDLITMRLENAKAMLAHSDVPIGRVAELTGFQSPYYFSRIFKKRCGMSPEAYRSQ